The following proteins come from a genomic window of Accipiter gentilis chromosome 2, bAccGen1.1, whole genome shotgun sequence:
- the NDUFAF6 gene encoding NADH dehydrogenase (ubiquinone) complex I, assembly factor 6 isoform X1, giving the protein MAAAAMARGGLRPGPCHRLARAAGARGGLPWPGLGGGRAAAAGWSRPAPGGEVQYCAELVRKRDYEGFLCSLLLPAESRTSAFALRAFNVELAQIKDSITQKTTGLMRMQFWREAVEDIFCDNPPHQPVATELWRAVKRHNLTKMWFMKIIDEREKNLDDRAYRNIQELETYAENTQSALLYLTLEVLGVRDIHADHAASHIGKAQGIVTCLRATPYHSTRQKVFLPMDICMLHGVSQEDFIRGKQEKNMRDVIYDIASQAHIHLEHARSFSKKVPVKAYPAFFCTVALDDYLCNMRKVDFNIFHPSLQKKNTLLPLYLYIRSWKKTY; this is encoded by the exons ATGGCGGCCGCCGCCATGGCGCGGGGCGGGCTGCGGCCGGGGCCCTGCCACCGCCTGGCAAGGGCGGCGGGCGCCCGCGGCGGGCTCCCGTggccggggctcggcggcgggagggcggcggcggcgggctggaGCCGCCCGGCGCCCGGCGGAGAGGTGCAGTACTGCGCCGAGCTGGTGCG AAAGCGTGACTACGAAGGGTTTCTGTGTTCTCTGCTGTTGCCTGCGGAATCTCGAACCTCTGCTTTTGCCTTGAGAGCCTTCAATGTGGAACTGGCTCAG ATTAAGGACTCCATAACTCAGAAGACTACAGGTTTGATGCGAATGCAGTTCTGGAGGGAGGCTGTGGAAGATATATTCTGCGATAACCCACCACATCAGCCGGTCGCTACAGAACTGTGGAGG GCTGTCAAGAGGCATAACTTGACTAAAATGTGGTTCATGAAGATCATTGATGAAAGA GAGAAGAATTTGGATGATAGAGCATACCGTAACATCCAGGAGCTTGAAACGTATGCTGAGAACACTCAGAGCGCTCTCTTGTACCTCACCTTGGAAGTGCTGG GTGTGAGGGACATCCATGCCGACCATGCAGCCAGTCACATTGGGAAAGCGCAAGGCATAGTTACCTGTTTAAGAGCAACTCCGTATCATAGTACAAGACAAAAGGTCTTTCTTCCCATGGACATTTGTATGTTG CATGGAGTTTCACAAGAGGATTTCATAAGAggcaagcaagagaaaaatatgagAGATGTAATTTATGACATTGCCAGCCAGGCCCATATTCATCTAGAACAT GCTAGATCTTTCAGTAAGAAAGTTCCTGTGAAGGCATATCCTGCTTTTTTCTGTACG GTTGCTTTAGATGATTATTTATGTAACATGCGAAAAGTGGACTTCAATATATTTCATCCAagcttacaaaagaaaaatacattattaccattgtatttatatattagatcttggaaaaaaacatattaa
- the NDUFAF6 gene encoding NADH dehydrogenase (ubiquinone) complex I, assembly factor 6 isoform X2: MWNWLRQIKDSITQKTTGLMRMQFWREAVEDIFCDNPPHQPVATELWRAVKRHNLTKMWFMKIIDEREKNLDDRAYRNIQELETYAENTQSALLYLTLEVLGVRDIHADHAASHIGKAQGIVTCLRATPYHSTRQKVFLPMDICMLHGVSQEDFIRGKQEKNMRDVIYDIASQAHIHLEHARSFSKKVPVKAYPAFFCTVALDDYLCNMRKVDFNIFHPSLQKKNTLLPLYLYIRSWKKTY, encoded by the exons ATGTGGAACTGGCTCAGGCAg ATTAAGGACTCCATAACTCAGAAGACTACAGGTTTGATGCGAATGCAGTTCTGGAGGGAGGCTGTGGAAGATATATTCTGCGATAACCCACCACATCAGCCGGTCGCTACAGAACTGTGGAGG GCTGTCAAGAGGCATAACTTGACTAAAATGTGGTTCATGAAGATCATTGATGAAAGA GAGAAGAATTTGGATGATAGAGCATACCGTAACATCCAGGAGCTTGAAACGTATGCTGAGAACACTCAGAGCGCTCTCTTGTACCTCACCTTGGAAGTGCTGG GTGTGAGGGACATCCATGCCGACCATGCAGCCAGTCACATTGGGAAAGCGCAAGGCATAGTTACCTGTTTAAGAGCAACTCCGTATCATAGTACAAGACAAAAGGTCTTTCTTCCCATGGACATTTGTATGTTG CATGGAGTTTCACAAGAGGATTTCATAAGAggcaagcaagagaaaaatatgagAGATGTAATTTATGACATTGCCAGCCAGGCCCATATTCATCTAGAACAT GCTAGATCTTTCAGTAAGAAAGTTCCTGTGAAGGCATATCCTGCTTTTTTCTGTACG GTTGCTTTAGATGATTATTTATGTAACATGCGAAAAGTGGACTTCAATATATTTCATCCAagcttacaaaagaaaaatacattattaccattgtatttatatattagatcttggaaaaaaacatattaa
- the NDUFAF6 gene encoding NADH dehydrogenase (ubiquinone) complex I, assembly factor 6 isoform X5 — MWNWLRQIKDSITQKTTGLMRMQFWREAVEDIFCDNPPHQPVATELWRAVKRHNLTKMWFMKIIDEREKNLDDRAYRNIQELETYAENTQSALLYLTLEVLGVRDIHADHAASHIGKAQGIVTCLRATPYHSTRQKVFLPMDICMLHGVSQEDFIRGKQEKNMRDVIYDIASQAHIHLEHVALDDYLCNMRKVDFNIFHPSLQKKNTLLPLYLYIRSWKKTY; from the exons ATGTGGAACTGGCTCAGGCAg ATTAAGGACTCCATAACTCAGAAGACTACAGGTTTGATGCGAATGCAGTTCTGGAGGGAGGCTGTGGAAGATATATTCTGCGATAACCCACCACATCAGCCGGTCGCTACAGAACTGTGGAGG GCTGTCAAGAGGCATAACTTGACTAAAATGTGGTTCATGAAGATCATTGATGAAAGA GAGAAGAATTTGGATGATAGAGCATACCGTAACATCCAGGAGCTTGAAACGTATGCTGAGAACACTCAGAGCGCTCTCTTGTACCTCACCTTGGAAGTGCTGG GTGTGAGGGACATCCATGCCGACCATGCAGCCAGTCACATTGGGAAAGCGCAAGGCATAGTTACCTGTTTAAGAGCAACTCCGTATCATAGTACAAGACAAAAGGTCTTTCTTCCCATGGACATTTGTATGTTG CATGGAGTTTCACAAGAGGATTTCATAAGAggcaagcaagagaaaaatatgagAGATGTAATTTATGACATTGCCAGCCAGGCCCATATTCATCTAGAACAT GTTGCTTTAGATGATTATTTATGTAACATGCGAAAAGTGGACTTCAATATATTTCATCCAagcttacaaaagaaaaatacattattaccattgtatttatatattagatcttggaaaaaaacatattaa
- the NDUFAF6 gene encoding NADH dehydrogenase (ubiquinone) complex I, assembly factor 6 isoform X3 yields the protein MYPFQIKDSITQKTTGLMRMQFWREAVEDIFCDNPPHQPVATELWRAVKRHNLTKMWFMKIIDEREKNLDDRAYRNIQELETYAENTQSALLYLTLEVLGVRDIHADHAASHIGKAQGIVTCLRATPYHSTRQKVFLPMDICMLHGVSQEDFIRGKQEKNMRDVIYDIASQAHIHLEHARSFSKKVPVKAYPAFFCTVALDDYLCNMRKVDFNIFHPSLQKKNTLLPLYLYIRSWKKTY from the exons ATGTATCCTTTCCAGATTAAGGACTCCATAACTCAGAAGACTACAGGTTTGATGCGAATGCAGTTCTGGAGGGAGGCTGTGGAAGATATATTCTGCGATAACCCACCACATCAGCCGGTCGCTACAGAACTGTGGAGG GCTGTCAAGAGGCATAACTTGACTAAAATGTGGTTCATGAAGATCATTGATGAAAGA GAGAAGAATTTGGATGATAGAGCATACCGTAACATCCAGGAGCTTGAAACGTATGCTGAGAACACTCAGAGCGCTCTCTTGTACCTCACCTTGGAAGTGCTGG GTGTGAGGGACATCCATGCCGACCATGCAGCCAGTCACATTGGGAAAGCGCAAGGCATAGTTACCTGTTTAAGAGCAACTCCGTATCATAGTACAAGACAAAAGGTCTTTCTTCCCATGGACATTTGTATGTTG CATGGAGTTTCACAAGAGGATTTCATAAGAggcaagcaagagaaaaatatgagAGATGTAATTTATGACATTGCCAGCCAGGCCCATATTCATCTAGAACAT GCTAGATCTTTCAGTAAGAAAGTTCCTGTGAAGGCATATCCTGCTTTTTTCTGTACG GTTGCTTTAGATGATTATTTATGTAACATGCGAAAAGTGGACTTCAATATATTTCATCCAagcttacaaaagaaaaatacattattaccattgtatttatatattagatcttggaaaaaaacatattaa
- the NDUFAF6 gene encoding NADH dehydrogenase (ubiquinone) complex I, assembly factor 6 isoform X4: MLKNNLEVNTPRMTCLKSVASQMFKNVIAILRKKDLERHLNSQAVKRHNLTKMWFMKIIDEREKNLDDRAYRNIQELETYAENTQSALLYLTLEVLGVRDIHADHAASHIGKAQGIVTCLRATPYHSTRQKVFLPMDICMLHGVSQEDFIRGKQEKNMRDVIYDIASQAHIHLEHARSFSKKVPVKAYPAFFCTVALDDYLCNMRKVDFNIFHPSLQKKNTLLPLYLYIRSWKKTY, translated from the exons Atgttgaaaaataatttggaag taaaTACCCCAAGAATGACCTGTCTGAAGAGCGTGGCTTCACAAATGTTCAAGAATGTCATTGCAATTCTTAGAAAGAAGGATTTGGAAAGACACCTGAACTCACAA GCTGTCAAGAGGCATAACTTGACTAAAATGTGGTTCATGAAGATCATTGATGAAAGA GAGAAGAATTTGGATGATAGAGCATACCGTAACATCCAGGAGCTTGAAACGTATGCTGAGAACACTCAGAGCGCTCTCTTGTACCTCACCTTGGAAGTGCTGG GTGTGAGGGACATCCATGCCGACCATGCAGCCAGTCACATTGGGAAAGCGCAAGGCATAGTTACCTGTTTAAGAGCAACTCCGTATCATAGTACAAGACAAAAGGTCTTTCTTCCCATGGACATTTGTATGTTG CATGGAGTTTCACAAGAGGATTTCATAAGAggcaagcaagagaaaaatatgagAGATGTAATTTATGACATTGCCAGCCAGGCCCATATTCATCTAGAACAT GCTAGATCTTTCAGTAAGAAAGTTCCTGTGAAGGCATATCCTGCTTTTTTCTGTACG GTTGCTTTAGATGATTATTTATGTAACATGCGAAAAGTGGACTTCAATATATTTCATCCAagcttacaaaagaaaaatacattattaccattgtatttatatattagatcttggaaaaaaacatattaa
- the NDUFAF6 gene encoding NADH dehydrogenase (ubiquinone) complex I, assembly factor 6 isoform X6, with product MWFMKIIDEREKNLDDRAYRNIQELETYAENTQSALLYLTLEVLGVRDIHADHAASHIGKAQGIVTCLRATPYHSTRQKVFLPMDICMLHGVSQEDFIRGKQEKNMRDVIYDIASQAHIHLEHARSFSKKVPVKAYPAFFCTVALDDYLCNMRKVDFNIFHPSLQKKNTLLPLYLYIRSWKKTY from the exons ATGTGGTTCATGAAGATCATTGATGAAAGA GAGAAGAATTTGGATGATAGAGCATACCGTAACATCCAGGAGCTTGAAACGTATGCTGAGAACACTCAGAGCGCTCTCTTGTACCTCACCTTGGAAGTGCTGG GTGTGAGGGACATCCATGCCGACCATGCAGCCAGTCACATTGGGAAAGCGCAAGGCATAGTTACCTGTTTAAGAGCAACTCCGTATCATAGTACAAGACAAAAGGTCTTTCTTCCCATGGACATTTGTATGTTG CATGGAGTTTCACAAGAGGATTTCATAAGAggcaagcaagagaaaaatatgagAGATGTAATTTATGACATTGCCAGCCAGGCCCATATTCATCTAGAACAT GCTAGATCTTTCAGTAAGAAAGTTCCTGTGAAGGCATATCCTGCTTTTTTCTGTACG GTTGCTTTAGATGATTATTTATGTAACATGCGAAAAGTGGACTTCAATATATTTCATCCAagcttacaaaagaaaaatacattattaccattgtatttatatattagatcttggaaaaaaacatattaa